The Acidobacteriota bacterium DNA segment ATTCACTATTTCCCCTTGCGAAAAGGCGGCACCAGCTTCGCCCTAGACAGCGGCTTGGACAGTCTGGCAAAAGTCGTCGACGAAGTGGCCGCCGCGGGTTATGGCGTTGAGTTGTGGCCCAAATGGGCTAGCTGGGAGTGGACGAGTCCCGCTCGGGAAGACATGGTGTCCCAACAATTCGATCTCTACGCCGAGGAGCACCGGCCTCGGCTGGCGCAAATCCTGCGCGGCGTGCGCTCGAGTTGGCACACGGGAGGCGACAATACCATTGAGAGCTACCACCGCCAAATCGACACGGTGGCGCAGGTGGGCAGTCAGGTGCTAGTAGTACACGCGGCCAATCTCTATCTCGACGGCCCCGATCCCAATTTCGATTTTGCCGCCCAAGTGCTGGAGTACGCGCACCAGAACAACGTCAAAATCGCGCTGGAAAACGCATCCGAAGGCGAGCAAGAAGAAGACCCTGAGCTGTGGAACCTGTCCATCTTGCAGCGGGCGCTGGCGCGCTTTGCCGACCTTGGGATCTGCCTCGACACGACTCACACACAAAAATTCAAACGCTTTCCCCTCAAAGAGTACGTCGATCGGCTGCAAGACCGCATTTGCCACTTGCACATCAGCGATGCTTTGGGCGATGACGTGGGCATCGGCCGTCTGCACACCATGCCAGGCACTGGCAAAATACCCGCAGCGGATTGGCGCTACCTGCTCGACGCCTTAGAGGAGGTCGATTTCCAGGGGGATGCGGTACTCGAAATCAAACCTCTAACCCCAGTGCGCATCGCACAGCAAACCGACGAATTCTTCGCCATCTGCGCCCAGTAGTGGGCTAACTCCCGATCAGCCTATATCCTCTTGCTTTCAATCATAAATGTTAGTATACTAACACTAACATGTTAGTATTTTAACATTTTTCGTGAGGTATACCTATGAGTGACCACGACTATCTCGAACTCGGTCGCCGGGAACGCCAGATCATGGACATCATCTTCCGGCGCAGCGAGGCTACAGCCAGTCAAGTGCAAGAGGACTTATCGCCGGCCTTAACCAACGCGACGGTGCGGACTTGGTTGAGGCATCTGGAAAACAAAGGCTATCTCAAACACCGGAAAGAGGGACCGCGCTTCGTCTACTCACCGACTTGGCCGCATCAACAGACCCAAACATCCGCGCTGCGCCAGGTGCTGCGCACGTTCTTC contains these protein-coding regions:
- a CDS encoding BlaI/MecI/CopY family transcriptional regulator, producing the protein MSDHDYLELGRRERQIMDIIFRRSEATASQVQEDLSPALTNATVRTWLRHLENKGYLKHRKEGPRFVYSPTWPHQQTQTSALRQVLRTFFGGSPSRAIAALIALEGDKLTPEEIARLDALLTEAKEKGR
- a CDS encoding sugar phosphate isomerase/epimerase; translated protein: MQLNISISLWNYIHYFPLRKGGTSFALDSGLDSLAKVVDEVAAAGYGVELWPKWASWEWTSPAREDMVSQQFDLYAEEHRPRLAQILRGVRSSWHTGGDNTIESYHRQIDTVAQVGSQVLVVHAANLYLDGPDPNFDFAAQVLEYAHQNNVKIALENASEGEQEEDPELWNLSILQRALARFADLGICLDTTHTQKFKRFPLKEYVDRLQDRICHLHISDALGDDVGIGRLHTMPGTGKIPAADWRYLLDALEEVDFQGDAVLEIKPLTPVRIAQQTDEFFAICAQ